A region of Solanum dulcamara chromosome 7, daSolDulc1.2, whole genome shotgun sequence DNA encodes the following proteins:
- the LOC129896367 gene encoding uncharacterized protein LOC129896367 gives MENFDHRFQRTDQWKPVYSWLETLDTDEVVKSKEIIDWLTENSDVREQLNSRHSRYHLMHYIKKCHMKILKRKEKKKGPGFTKNVSVSEVKKSEGVKKFVPVQTADYNLSTAVPKDTELYKAKQTEALQKYEILVELEKQLSMHLPKPGNIGNRGN, from the exons GAAAATTTTGATCATCGATTTCAACGAACTGATCAGTGGAAGCCTGTCTATTCCTGGTTAGAGACTTTAGACACAGATGAGGTGGTTAAATCAAAAGAAATTATAGACTGGCTTACTGAGAATTCTGATGTGAGAGAACAATTAAATTCAAGGCATTCCCGTTACCATTTGATGCATTACATTAAAAAATGCCACATGAAAATTCTgaagagaaaggagaagaagaag GGACCAGGATTCACCAAAAATGTGTCTGTGTCAGAAGTCAAGAAAAGTGAAGGTGTGAAGAAATTTGTTCCAGTTCAAACTGCAG ACTATAATTTGAGCACTGCCGTACCTAAGGACACTGAACTCTATAAAGCAAAGCAAACAGAAGCTTTGCAGAAATACGAGAT TCTAGTGGAGTTGGAGAAACAACTTTCGATGCACTTGCCAAAGCCTGGAAACATAGGCAATAGAGGAAACTGA